Genomic window (Pseudomonas xantholysinigenes):
GGCTGGCGGGTTTGAAGCGCAGTTGCGGGTCGGCCTGCAGCATCAGCGAAGCGGGGAAGCCATCGGGCACCAGGCCCGAGTTGAAATGACCGAGGTACAGTGCGTCGATCTCGGCGGCGTCGATCCCGGCGTCCTTGAGCGCATCGCGGGTGACTTGCACGACCAGGTCTTCGAGATTTTGCCCATCCAGGCGACCGAACGGGCTGTGAGCAGCGGCGACGATGGAGACTGAATCATGAAACATGGTGATTTTCTTCTGTCCTTGAAGCGAGTATTCCCTACAATGGCGCAGCGCCCGAACCCCATGCTAGTTGGGGCAACTACGTACGCGAATACGTAGTGAGTCATACGCGGCATGACCCCAAGTACCGAGGCAGGATGCCCGATGACCGTAGACAGCCTTCCCTTGCAGGACCTCGAGCGCATGGCGTTCCAGGCCTCCCCCGCGCCGCAGATGGTCACTGCCCATCGGCGCATGCTCGATTGCAACCAGGCGTTCGTGCGGTTGTTCGGCTACCAGCGGGACGAACTGCGCGGCAACCTGACCCTGCTGCTGTACCCCTCCCATGCCGATTACCAGAGCATTGGCGAGCGCAGCGAGCATTGGCTCAAAGCCGGGCCGGGCGCGTTCTATACCGATGAGCGTTTCATGCAGCATCGCAACGGCGAGGTGTTCTGGGCCCGGGCCCATGGTTTCACCCTGACCCTGGATGATCCATTCAAACTGATGGTGTGGCATTTCGAGCGCATCGACCGCCAGCCCGCGCCCACGGTGCAACTGACGGCGCGGGAGCGGGAAATATCCTTGCATATCGTCAACGGCCTGACCTGCAAGGAAGTGGCACGCCAACTCGGGATTTCTCATCGCACGGTGGAAGTGCATCGGGCGCGGTTGATGAAGAAATTGCAGGCCAAGAACAGCGCGGAGCTGGTGTCGAAGATCATTTTCATCAGCTGATCAGGCCCGCCCCCACAAGATTCGCACCAGATTGAGAGATCTTGGCAGCAGCAAACACACCAGGCTCAAGCCAGGCCCTGTCGCTGTGGGAGTAGGCTTGCCCGCGAAGCAAGGCAGGGGCGATTTGTTCCTTACAAACCAACGGCTCTAACCCGCCTGTTTCATCGATCACACTGATGATTACTATCAACCCACTCAGCTGTTGAGCCCGGCAGACCGGCTCTTATAATCGCGTCCACTTTCCCCCCCTCCCCATCGCCTGCTCCAGGCGACTTTCCCTTTTGGAAACCCAGACCATGCCCAACCACTCTCCCCACAGCCCTCCCGAACATAGCCAACAAAGCCTCAAGCAACAGTGGCTGGCGATCCTCTCGGTCGCCGTGGGTGCCTTCGCCCTGGTGACCAGCGAGTTCCTGCCGGTGGGCGTGCTCAACGATGTCGCCGGCGACCTGGGCATCAGCGCGGGTCACGCAGGCCTGATGGTGACCCTGCCCGGCATCATGGCTGCCCTCGCCGCGCCGCTGCTGTCGGTGGGCATCGGCACCCTGGACCGGCGCTACCTGCTCAGCGCCCTGACACTTATCATGATCATCGCCAACTCGGTGGTGGCCTATGCCACCGACTTCAACCTGCTGCTGGTCGGTCGCGTGCTGCTGGGCATCAGCATCGGCGGTTTCTGGGCCACCGCCATTGCCCTGAGTGGCCGCCTGGCCCCCAAGGGCGTGGGTGTCGCCCAGGCCACCTCGATCATCATGGTCGGCGTGACCCTGGCCACCGTGCTGGGCGTGCCCGTGGGCACCTGGCTCAGTGGCCTGATGGGCTGGCGCATGACCTTCCTGGTCACCGCACTGCTGGGTGTACCGGTGTTGCTGGCCCAGGTGCTGCTGCTGCCCCGCCTGACCCCGGACAAGGCGATCCACGTCAGGGACCTGCCGGCGCTGTTCGTCAACCCCCTGGCCCGGGTCGGCCTGATCGCCGTGCTGCTGATCGGCCTGGCACACTTTGCCGCCTACACCTACGTCGCGCCGTTCTTCAAGCACAACGCCAGCTTCGATGGGCCGACCATTGGCTCGCTGCTGTTGCTGTATGGCGTGGCCGGGGTGATCGGCAACCTGTTCGCCGGCTTCGCCGCCAACCAGAGCGTGCGTCACACGCTGATGCTGGTGGCGTTGCTGATCGGTGTCGGCACGGCCCTGTTCCCCTACTTCGCCACCAGCCTGACCGGCGCCGCCATGTTGATCGCGCTGTGGGGCTTCGCCTTCGGCGCCTTCCCGGCCTGCGCCAGCATCTGGATGTTCGTCGTCGCGCCCAAGGATGTCGAACGCGGCATGCCGCTGTTCGTCGCCATGTTCCAGGTGATCATCGCCCTGGGCTCGTTCTTCGGTGGGCAGATCGTCGACCAACTGGGCAGCGCGGTGTTGTTCAGCCTGGCCACCGCCCTGGTGGGCTGCGGTTTCGTCACAGTGCTGGTGCTGGGGCGCAATGTCAGCAATCGTCTGGTGGCCGAACCGTCCTGAACGGCCAGGATGAACTTGGTGCTACTGGCTAGATCTGCCCCAGCCAGTAGCCCACATCCACCTCATCGATCTGCTCGGGCCGCAGGAACCGCTCGGCATACTCGCGGTACACGCCACTGCCGAGGAACAGCCGCAACAGCTGGGCGTCGATATGGTTGTCGCGGGCCATGAACACCAGGATCTTCACCGACTCGGACAAGGTCTTCGGTGCTTTGTAGGGACGGTCCGCTGCAGTCAGTGCCTCGAAGATATCGGCAATCGCCATCACTCGTTCGGCTATGCCCAACTGCGCCTCGCCCAGCCGCCGCGGGTAGCCGTTGCCATCCATCTTCTCGTGGTGGTTACCGGCGATCGCCGGCACTCGACGCAACTGCCGCGGAAACGGCAGCGAGGTGAGCATGATGATGGTCTGTACGATGTGTTCGTTGACCTTGAAGCGCTCCTCGTCATTGAGGGTGCCCCGGCGAATCGCCAGGTTGTACAGCTCGCCATGGTTGCTGGCATGGCTCGGCAGACGCATGTCGAAGCCCCAGGTGTTGCGGGGATCGTCCCTGGCCACCGGCGGCTTGCGCTCGCCCCAGGGCACGCGGTGTTCAGGGCGGTCCGCGAGCAAGTGCTCCTCGACAGGCAGCGGCGCGCTTACCTGGCCGGCAAAGCGGCTCTCCTCGTCACGGGAGATCCCCAGGCGGTTATCGAAGTGCCGCCACCAGCGGCGCTGACCAATACGCTGCAAGCGGGCGACATCGTCGTCGGCCATGAACTCGCCACCGATATTGGCCTCGGCGACGAAGGCGAATTCCTCGTGCAGCTCGGCGCGGCATTGCGCCAGCGCCTGCTGCAGCGCAGGCTGCGCCTCGCCATTGGCCAGCCCTTGCCAGTAGGCGATCTCGGCGTCGCGCCAGAGCACCTCGAAACGCATGCGCACTTCGTGGATGCGGTTGTACAGGGTCTCCAGCTTGGTGGCCTTGTCCACCACGTATTCGGGGCTGGTGACCTTGCCGCAGTCATGCAGCCAGGCCGCCACGCGGAATTCGTAGCGCTCGGCCTCGCTCATGGTGAAATCGGCGTAGGGGCCACGGTCGGCCTGCACGGCCTTGTCCAGCAGCATCTGCGCCAATTGCGGCACGCGCTCGCAATGGCCACCGGTGTAGGGGCTCTTGGCGTCAATGGCGTCGGCCAGCAACTTGATCATGCCGTCCAGCAGGCGCTGCTGCGCCTCCACCAGCTGGCGGGTCTCGATCGCCACGGCAGCGGCACCGGACAGCTCTTCGACGAAACGGCGGAACGGCTGGCTCAACTCACCTGAGCCACCCTGGGTGTTTTCAAGCTGCAAGACCAGAATGCCGAGCAACTGCTCGCTGCGATCGTTGAGCACCACGGCCAGGCTCTGCCCTTGCAAGGCCAGGGCCTGGGTCACGCTGGCCGCCAGGTCCTCGCTGGCCTCGACCCGCAGTTGCGTGGGGTAGGCTTCGCCTCGACAGCCTGCGGCCAGGTGCAAGTCGCCCCGGTCGGCATCGAACAGGTACACCGCCCCCGCACTGACGCCGGCGGCGTCCACCAGGTGGCGCAGCACGCCGTCGAGCATGCGCTCGAGCTGGGTCTCGCGGCTGAGCGTGAGGGTGATCGCCTGGAAGCTGCGGATCGTGCCGGACATGCGGCTGAGCACGCGGCTCAGTTCGCGTACCTCGCTGACCCGCGAGGTCACGCCCACCTCGCGGCTGAAATCGAAATCGGCCAGGCCTCGCACCTGTTCGGCCAGCAACCGCAACGGGCGGCCGATGCGTTGCCCGAGCAGCCCGCCGAGCAACAACAGCAGCGCCATCAGCGCCGCCGTCCACAGCAACTGGTCGAACAATACCTTGCGCGCGCCGGCCAGCAGCTCGTGGGCCGGCACCGCAATCAGCACCTGCAGGTTCTGCCCGGCCAAGGCCAGCGGCACGCGCATGCCGTACCAGGTCTGCCCATCCACCTGGTACGGCTGGGGCCGCCCGCCCGCAGGCAGCACCGCCTGGATCTGCTGCAAGCTCGGCACCCCAAGCTCGGCGATATGCGTCAGGCGCACCGCCTCGCCCTCGCGCACCACCACCCGCTGCAGGTCCGGATACGCCACCACGCTGCCCTGGTCATCGACCACGGCGATCTCGGTGCCGGGGGTGATACGCAGGTCGCGACTTTCGCTGGCCAGGTCGTTGACCGAGACATCCATGCCGATCACCGCCGCGCCATCGGCACTGCGCAGGGCCATGGTCAGGCCGATCTCACGGGTGGTGAAAAACACGTAAGGCCGGGTAAGCACGGTACTCGCTTGCCGGGAGGCTTCGACGAACCACGGGCGCAAGCGCGGATCGTAGCGGTAGTCCGGCTTGACCTGGGTCTTGAGCAAGACTTGGGCTCGGTCATAGAAGCGCCACTCGCCAAGCGGGGCGCCGGCGGCGTCGTGGCTGACACTTTGCACGAGGAAGACCGTGTCCGGTGGCGCTTCGAGCCGCTGCAGCAACTGTGGGTCGCGCAAGCGCCGCACCAGCAGGAAGTCACCGTTGGGGTAGCCCACATAGGTGGCGCTGAGCATGCGGTTGGCGTTGAGGCATTCGACCAGCTGCGGCAACTGCTCCAGGCGTTGCGCAAGGTTGCCGGCGACCGGGTCGACCGCCAGCAGGCGCAGGCTGCTCTGCGCCGGATCGACCAGGCGGCGAGCGCGCTCCTCGATGGTCTTGCCGACCTGCTGGGCAGCGTCGCCCGCAGCCGCCACCAAGGTCTGGCGCACGCCCAGATAGCCTTGCCAGGCCAACGCCGCACCGAGCACCAGCATGCCGAGCATGATCGCCAGTGCCACCAGCAGTTGCAGCGAGATGCTGCGCCCTCGGTTGTTCATGGCTGTTCGCCCCACGCCTGCAGCACGACGCACCGAGGTGCCAGCCAGGCTGCACGATCAATCAACACGCAACCCATCCCAGGTACTCTCTGTGTGGCGGTTTCAACAGTGTAATCAGCCAATGCGATCGTGCTTGGCCGAAATGCGTCGTCGGCAGCCAGGCCACGCCGAATAGTTGCATAGCGCCACACATCATCCAGCACCTGCCGACGACCATATATCGGAAGCGAGCAGCCACCCCAAGCTATCATTTTGCCACCTGCCACTGCCTGCCCTACGCTGGAGCTTGAGCCGTACCTGAAAACGCCTCTGCGGGGTAGCGTCCATGCACGCAAGCAAAGGGTTTGCCCTCCTTTTTCTCTGTGTTTGCTGCATCGCCACTGCGCGGGAGACACCACCGCAGGTCTGGTCGGCCACCAGCGCCACCGAACCGAGCATCCAGTACCTGGGCGTGGGCGGCTGGCTCATGCACTGGCGCGGTGAAGGCGTGATGCTCGCCCCCTCCTTCAGCAACCCGGCAACGCTGTTCGAGGGTGTACCGCCGCTGTGGGTCAAGGCCGACAAGCAGCGCATCAATACCTACATGCGCCGCGCCCCCGCGGACGACGTCACCCTGCTGCTGGTCGGCCACGGCCATTACGACCACCTGCTCGACGTGCCTTGGGTGATGCACTGGTACGCGCGCAACGCCGAAGTCTACGGCTCGGATACCGTGGTCCACATGCTCCGTGCGTTCAAGGATCCCCGCCAAGTCGGCCAACACAATTGGCTCGACCCTGCCCGGGTCAGGAGCGCCCGAGGCTACATGGCAACCGTGCCCGGCTGCGCGGGCCGTAAACCACCTGCCCGACCCGGTTACTGGATCACCTCCAAGGGCGGGCATATCCGCGTCATGCCGATCGAGAGCATGCACGCGTCGCATCTACTGGGTCATACCTTCGCCCAGGGCGACTACCACGCCGACTTGCGCACGCCGCCCAGCAGCGTGTTCGGCTGGAAGCAAGGCCAATCCATGGCCTGGTTGATCGACCTGCTCAATGAGGACGGCAAGCCGGCCTACCGTATTCAATACCAGGACAGTGCCGCCTCCTCCCCATGCGGCATTCTGCCAACGCCGCCGGACGCCACGCCGGTCGATGTGCTGGTGCTCGGCGTGGGCTCCTGGCGCCATGCCAGGCTCTACCCGCAACGGGTACTGGCCGCGACCCAGCCACGGATGGTGCTGCTCGGTCACTGGGAAAACTTCCTAGGCAACGACCCCGACGCCCCTGAGCCGATGAAAGGGCAGGAAGTCGCCGAGATGCAAGCTACCGTCGAAGACCTTGCACGCCAGCAGACACCACCGGCCACGGTGTATCTACCCAGCCCGTTCACGCGCATAGCCCTGCCTGCACCGCTAACCCTCCCCGCCGACCGATAGCTGCCATGGCATTCGAGCAGACCCGACTGGCGTTCCCGGCACACTGGCGAAGGAGTCAGCCATGAATGACAGCGTCCCTCCACCTGCAAACCCGACACCCCCTGCCAACCCGTCGCCGCCCAATCACTCCGCCGACCTGATCAAGATTCGGCGCACGAAGCTGGATCAGGACGGTGCCTGCATCGCCGACAAACTGCGGGGTAATGGGGCGGACGTCTGGGGACTGGCGTTGTCCGGCGGCGGCATTCGCAGCGCAACGTTCAGCCTGGGTTTGTTGCGCGAGCTTGCCAAACATAAGCTACTCAATCGCTTCGACGTGCTCTCGACGGTCTCGGGCGGGAGCTACGTGGGCAGCATGCTGGGACGCCTCTACGACCGCACCCGCCAACAGCCGTCACAGCACAGCGGCAGGGCGGCCGCCGACCGGGTGCAGGAAGCGGTGGCGCAGGCCGATCGTCGCTGGTTCGGCTGGTGGATGCGCACCAACGGCCGCTACCTTGCGCCAGCAGGGTTCCTCGACCGACTGTTTGCCATCACGCTCTACCTGCGCAACCTGCTGGCGTTGCACTTCGAGTTCGGTCTGCTGGCCGTCCTGCTCGGTGGCGTGCTGGCAGCATTCGACCTGCTTGTGTGGGGGACCCTCAGCGAAGTGGGCACTCGAGCGGCCACCCCTGCCCTGTTCGACGGGTTGAGCCTCCTGCGACCCTGGCTCCCGACCGCTTGGCTGATACTGCTACTGGTGATTCCAGTGGCACTGCACCTGGTGTTCACCTACTGGGACTCACAGTGGATACAGCGGCGGCTTCGCTGCTATTGCGCCGCGAAAGTCGCAGGCGCCGGGGTACTGCTGGCCGCAGCCTGGCAACTCGGCCAGACATTGCGGCACTTCGACCCCGGCCCTGGCACCGAAGGCCTGGACATCTTGCTGCCCACGTTTGCCGGGGTAGTCGTCGTACTATCCTTCACCTCGTTGTCGCACTGCTACCTGGCCTTGAAGGCCTTGCTCGAAAAGAATGAACAACAGCTTGGCAGCGGCAAACCGGAAATGGATGCGATGGCCGAGCTGCGCAACCGTTTGACCTTGTACTTGATGTACTGCCTGAGGTTCAGTCTGCTGGTCCTGGTACTGGGCATCGCCGAACGCCTGGCCTGGCTGCTGGC
Coding sequences:
- a CDS encoding LuxR C-terminal-related transcriptional regulator, whose translation is MTVDSLPLQDLERMAFQASPAPQMVTAHRRMLDCNQAFVRLFGYQRDELRGNLTLLLYPSHADYQSIGERSEHWLKAGPGAFYTDERFMQHRNGEVFWARAHGFTLTLDDPFKLMVWHFERIDRQPAPTVQLTAREREISLHIVNGLTCKEVARQLGISHRTVEVHRARLMKKLQAKNSAELVSKIIFIS
- a CDS encoding MFS transporter, yielding MPNHSPHSPPEHSQQSLKQQWLAILSVAVGAFALVTSEFLPVGVLNDVAGDLGISAGHAGLMVTLPGIMAALAAPLLSVGIGTLDRRYLLSALTLIMIIANSVVAYATDFNLLLVGRVLLGISIGGFWATAIALSGRLAPKGVGVAQATSIIMVGVTLATVLGVPVGTWLSGLMGWRMTFLVTALLGVPVLLAQVLLLPRLTPDKAIHVRDLPALFVNPLARVGLIAVLLIGLAHFAAYTYVAPFFKHNASFDGPTIGSLLLLYGVAGVIGNLFAGFAANQSVRHTLMLVALLIGVGTALFPYFATSLTGAAMLIALWGFAFGAFPACASIWMFVVAPKDVERGMPLFVAMFQVIIALGSFFGGQIVDQLGSAVLFSLATALVGCGFVTVLVLGRNVSNRLVAEPS
- a CDS encoding HD domain-containing phosphohydrolase, with translation MNNRGRSISLQLLVALAIMLGMLVLGAALAWQGYLGVRQTLVAAAGDAAQQVGKTIEERARRLVDPAQSSLRLLAVDPVAGNLAQRLEQLPQLVECLNANRMLSATYVGYPNGDFLLVRRLRDPQLLQRLEAPPDTVFLVQSVSHDAAGAPLGEWRFYDRAQVLLKTQVKPDYRYDPRLRPWFVEASRQASTVLTRPYVFFTTREIGLTMALRSADGAAVIGMDVSVNDLASESRDLRITPGTEIAVVDDQGSVVAYPDLQRVVVREGEAVRLTHIAELGVPSLQQIQAVLPAGGRPQPYQVDGQTWYGMRVPLALAGQNLQVLIAVPAHELLAGARKVLFDQLLWTAALMALLLLLGGLLGQRIGRPLRLLAEQVRGLADFDFSREVGVTSRVSEVRELSRVLSRMSGTIRSFQAITLTLSRETQLERMLDGVLRHLVDAAGVSAGAVYLFDADRGDLHLAAGCRGEAYPTQLRVEASEDLAASVTQALALQGQSLAVVLNDRSEQLLGILVLQLENTQGGSGELSQPFRRFVEELSGAAAVAIETRQLVEAQQRLLDGMIKLLADAIDAKSPYTGGHCERVPQLAQMLLDKAVQADRGPYADFTMSEAERYEFRVAAWLHDCGKVTSPEYVVDKATKLETLYNRIHEVRMRFEVLWRDAEIAYWQGLANGEAQPALQQALAQCRAELHEEFAFVAEANIGGEFMADDDVARLQRIGQRRWWRHFDNRLGISRDEESRFAGQVSAPLPVEEHLLADRPEHRVPWGERKPPVARDDPRNTWGFDMRLPSHASNHGELYNLAIRRGTLNDEERFKVNEHIVQTIIMLTSLPFPRQLRRVPAIAGNHHEKMDGNGYPRRLGEAQLGIAERVMAIADIFEALTAADRPYKAPKTLSESVKILVFMARDNHIDAQLLRLFLGSGVYREYAERFLRPEQIDEVDVGYWLGQI
- a CDS encoding MBL fold metallo-hydrolase; the encoded protein is MHASKGFALLFLCVCCIATARETPPQVWSATSATEPSIQYLGVGGWLMHWRGEGVMLAPSFSNPATLFEGVPPLWVKADKQRINTYMRRAPADDVTLLLVGHGHYDHLLDVPWVMHWYARNAEVYGSDTVVHMLRAFKDPRQVGQHNWLDPARVRSARGYMATVPGCAGRKPPARPGYWITSKGGHIRVMPIESMHASHLLGHTFAQGDYHADLRTPPSSVFGWKQGQSMAWLIDLLNEDGKPAYRIQYQDSAASSPCGILPTPPDATPVDVLVLGVGSWRHARLYPQRVLAATQPRMVLLGHWENFLGNDPDAPEPMKGQEVAEMQATVEDLARQQTPPATVYLPSPFTRIALPAPLTLPADR